ACGCTACTGCTTAGGCTATCGTTGTTAAGCACCTTTTTGCTTTCGCTTAGAATATTGGCGATGGTGGATTCAAACATGCCCATAGCCATCAAATCGGACTCGATGTCTTCGGCTAGGGTGCGTATAGCATTGTCTTGATTGGGGCGAGAGTAAAACATACGTAGGGCCTCTTGTAGAGGTTTGCGTGCCGCCTCGGGATTTTTGTTGTAATCAAATCGTCGTGAAGCTTTAATGGCCGAAGATTTGACTACGCGCAGTTCTTCAAAATCCGTAAATTGTAATTTATTATAATCATATTGTGAGGCAAAAATTTGTGCAGAAAAAAGCATAAGTGTGAGAGCAAAAATCGCTTGCATGGTGTCCTCCTCAAGTGAGGGCTTTATTTAGAAGCCACATCTTCATCTCTTAGTGTGTGTATCGATTATAAAACTGGCAATTCAGAGAACAGGTAACTCTACCTAAGTTTAGCTCTATGTGGGGGCTGGAAATGCGTGGCGCTGAAAAAGAAGTCTTGTGTTCTGTGATCAGAGGTAATAAAATTCTCATTTGTGTACACAAGACAACCTTAACTTTATGAATCAAAGTTGAGTAATTATTTGGGAGAACCTATGAAAAAAATCATCTTAGCTGTAGCCGCACTTTCACTCTTATCGGGTTGTGGTAAAATCATTGAGAACGCCATCAAGAAAAATCCAGAGATCGTTTTTAACGCTATCAAAGAAGACCCTCGTGGTTTTATGAATGCCGTAAACTCTACTCGTGAACAGATGGAAAAAATGGCTGCTGAAGACGCTCAAAAACAAGAGGCGCAAGAACTTGAGGACGCGTTTAATAATCCCATGTCACCTGATGTGGCGAATCGCCCTTTCTTAGGTAAATCAGATGCTCCTATCACAATTGTTGAGTATGCCGACTTTGCTTGCGGTTATTGCGGTCGTGCTAAAGGAACTTTAGAGCAAGTCCGTAAAGAGTACGGCGATAAAGTAAGATTCGTTTATAAACATTTCCCTGTTTTAGGTGTTCCTGCTTCTTTAACAGCATCAAAAATGATGGAAGCCATGACTCGTTTTGATGTGGAGAAGGCTTATAAATTCAACTCTATCGTATTTGAAAACCAAGGAAAATTAAGAGACGAAAAAGCAGGCACAGAGTTTTTAAAATCTGAAGCTCGTAAACTTATGGGTGCGAAGTACAACGAAGTGATCAAGTTGTCTGAGTCCAAAGAGATCGAAGAGGCCATCAATGCTGATATTGCTGAAGCTAGTGGTAAATTCCAACTTAGAGGAACTCCAGCATTTAACATCAATGGTGTTTTCTT
This region of Pseudobdellovibrionaceae bacterium genomic DNA includes:
- a CDS encoding thioredoxin domain-containing protein produces the protein MKKIILAVAALSLLSGCGKIIENAIKKNPEIVFNAIKEDPRGFMNAVNSTREQMEKMAAEDAQKQEAQELEDAFNNPMSPDVANRPFLGKSDAPITIVEYADFACGYCGRAKGTLEQVRKEYGDKVRFVYKHFPVLGVPASLTASKMMEAMTRFDVEKAYKFNSIVFENQGKLRDEKAGTEFLKSEARKLMGAKYNEVIKLSESKEIEEAINADIAEASGKFQLRGTPAFNINGVFLKGAYPFDKFKEVIDRHLQKN